The following proteins come from a genomic window of Schistocerca cancellata isolate TAMUIC-IGC-003103 chromosome 10, iqSchCanc2.1, whole genome shotgun sequence:
- the LOC126106421 gene encoding YY1-associated factor 2, whose translation MELKSSSQKSAQRNKRQAKVLEENFWDCSVCTYRNTAEAFKCLMCDVRKGTTTRKPRINPQLVAQQVAQQYTSTAPKVAKKEGGTKEGGTKDPPPKEKTEKKSGTPEKASRKSVPRIKNIDRTTGVTSEVTVNDVTVFITEYKAKKPPEHCSQSSTASSELGSHSESSNDARSSDAA comes from the coding sequence ATGGaattgaagtcttcgagccaaaAATCAGCTCAAAGAAACAAACGTCAAGCAAAAGTGTTGGAGGAGAACTTCTGGGATTGTTCCGTGTGCACTTACAGAAATACCGCGGAGGCATTTAAGTGTCTAATGTGCGACGTTCGTAAGGGCACCACTACCAGAAAACCGAGGATAAACCCGCAGCTTGTAGCCCAGCAAGTTGCACAACAATACACGTCGACGGCGCCAAAAGTCGCGAAAAAGGAGGGAGGGACAAAAGAAGGAGGCACGAAGGATCCACCTCCCAAAGAAAAAACGGAGAAGAAATCCGGGACCCCAGAGAAAGCCTCCAGAAAAAGCGTGCCACGGATCAAAAATATTGACAGGACTACTGGCGTGACAAGTGAGGTCACTGTGAACGATGTTACAGTATTTATAACAGAGTACAAAGCAAAAAAGCCCCCAGAACACTGTAGTCAGTCAAGTACCGCATCCTCGGAACTTGGAAGCCACTCAGAATCCAGCAATGACGCTCGGAGTAGTGATGCAG